In Lolium rigidum isolate FL_2022 chromosome 7, APGP_CSIRO_Lrig_0.1, whole genome shotgun sequence, the DNA window TTGACCCAAATGTAAAACGGCAGAACTGTTCGTTCTATCTAACATCTGTTTTCCTTGCACATGTAGCTTTCCTGATTCCCTACATGGCCATCCGGCTCAACGATCCTGATAAGGACCAGCCTCCGCCGCAGGCATCAAAATTGGCCTCAGTTATGGTGAGAGGTGCATCAGTTGTAGGCATAACCGGCGGCTTGGTCTGCGTTTTGTCCATTGTTTGGGCTTTCTTCGGCCGTGCTGATGCCGACTTTGGAGGCATTTTGGACCGGTGGCAGTATGCCCAGGATTATGTCTTGACCGAGCGGCTTGCTTATGCGTTTCTGTGGGACATATTGTTGTACTCGATATTCCAGCCATGGTTAATTGGAGGCAATCTTCAGAACGTGAAACCAAAAGCTACAGAGTTTGTGAATGTTGCCAGGTTTATCCCAGTTGTTGGTATTGTTGCCTACCTCTTGTGCTTAGAAGATAAAAAGGATTAGGTGATTCGCTGGTGTGCTGTCTTTTGTTTTTGTAGGGATCATATGGATTATGTAATTACTGACTGGTATACATTTGAAAGAATGGTGCACATGTGGTACGTGCATTTGTTGCCCAGAATTTTATTTTGTCAATAAGTTCTTGTTCGAACGAGAAGTCAGTTATCAGAATGCAATGGAAAAGAATTTATTCAGACAGACATCCTGATGGACATGTGCCCCTTCAAGGCTACATTCTTTTGCTGTTACAGATGCTGAGGAAAACATTCCTGATAGAACAACTAAATTTCTCTTGTGCTTAGATGAGAAAAAAAGGGTTAGGCGATTAGCTGGTTGCGCTATATTGTTTTTTTTCCTTCCGATTTTGttgattatatgaatgatgttacTACTGAATGGTATACATTTGAAAAAAATATGTGCATGGCGGTATCCTGCAGTTGTTGCCCAGATTTTTCTTTTGTCAAGTATTCTTGTTGGAACGAGAATTCAGTTGCCAAAATGCAGTGGAAATAAACTTATTCAGACGGACATCCTGATGGACTTGTTACGCCTTCAACCGCTACATTCTTTTTTCTGTTACAGATGCTAAGAAAAACATGATAGAACACCTAAATTTCTCTACGACATAACTCTAATCTGCATCAAATCCAGAAGAGCTCTTCAGAAAGCTAGAGCTGACGCCAGGGCGATGAAACCAAGTGCGACAGAAAGGGCACCAGCTATCAGCTTGGATCCGCTGCTGTATCCCGATGCCAGGTTGGTAGTACTCGGTGAGACAGTCGTCAGTGGTGGCGTCGGTGGCACCGGCCTCGGCGTCGATGGAACAGTGGAGTTCACGCTCGGGTGAGGCGTGCTCACCGGCGGCGTCGATGCTGGTCCAGTTGGAAGAAGCCCTTCAGGATAGTTAATTCAGAGAGGGATTTTAGTGAGTAGCAGATTCCCGACAGAAGAAAAGCATTTTACTACAAAGAGAATGGTTACctgcgcaggcggcggcggtggtcgggagGTCGAGGCGGCAGAGGAGAGGCAGCTCCACGACGCGGGACATGTTCACGTTGACGGGGGGCCTCTCGGGGCCGGACTGGTTGAGTGCCTGGCAGAGGCAGAGCGGCTCGTCGTGCACCATGCTCCCCAGGTTGGCGCAGCACGTGTCGGCCGGCGCGGCGGAGGCgccgtcgaggaaggagaggcagGGGAGGAGGCGGAAGAGCTCGGTGGTGCAGCTGGACGTCGACGGCCCGGTCGTCTGTGGCACCGGCGCGGGGTGAGCGCCGGGGATGGAagccagcagcagcagcgcgaCACAGAAAGCTGTAACGGAAGCCGCCATTGTTGCCATCCTAGTATACTACACTTCTTTCTGCAAATTTGCTTGTTGATCTGATCGAGCTATTGGCTACTATGGGTTTTATAGAATCGGAGGAATTAATGGGGATGCATGGCAATGGCGTGCTTCATGAGGAAGTGGTTTCTGTGATTGAAGAGGAACGTTGCATGTCTTATGGTTCGGTGCTTGCTAGATAATGCGTGAAGAGCCGCGTGAGGATGGGTAGTTTTGTGTGAATTCGAGCGTTGGGATTGCGTTGGGGAAGTGGTTGCATGAGAATGGTGCTTGTACCTTGTTGTAGGTAGGGGTTTAATGTGAAGTGGGATTGACTCTTACCGGCCACATGAAACTGCTGACCAGAATGTCCTAGCCAAATATAACCCATCAGGAATTTAACCAAGTTTTAATCTCATACCAAAATATGGTGAATAAATGTCCTTCCCAGGTTTTCTTATTAATAGAACTATGTTATTACCATTAAATGATGTCCAACCATGGAGAAAAAGGGAACATATCATCATCACAATTTTGGCaacataaaaaataaataaatgatgAAATGTAGCATAATATAAAACTACACCGAGTTTGAACTTTGGATCTTATGGCATTATGTGCATGAAACGTAAAAATAGTACTAATAAACATTGTTCTCATGGCATCCATCAGGAGAAAAATTATGGGCCACTCGTTTTACTTGTAGGGGATAAAAACAAGGCCTGTTTTTAGTTTGTTAGGCTAGAGAGCACATCTTTCGTTCATATGTTTTGCAAACAGGGATAGACATTGTAAATTGGAGGTAACAAAAACTTTCTGTTTGACAATTTGCTCTTATTTGTTTTATTGGGAGTTATTCATTGTTTACCTTGTTGAAGTTAAGATTGCGGACTAACACAATCAAGTTGCTATTGTGATCATGATTTGACAAGTAACTATCAAAGCTATTTCGTAAAACTTCTATTTTGGCCGAACTCTTATTTAAAGCCTTTTTATTTAGCAAGAGACCCgaaaccctaattttcatataaaagacaAATGCTTTTAAACTAAGTATTAACAAAACTATGTGGACCTGTAAGATGTTATCTCCACTCAATTTCTCAAAATAAAAACATTTGCAAGTATTCCAAAAAAAACCTAGTTTCAAACATCTTTTGAAAACAACAAGAAGGAATATTATCCCTTATTGTGAAAAAATTCCTGGAAAAGTACCAAGTACTATTTTGGAAACATTTTTCAACCATCTTGTCATGTTCACCCATAATGAACAAGTTCAATATTGCCTCTTGAAATGGTTGGGTTTGAACGAGATCTTCATTGACTTGTAGATTGATTgaattgtgtgtgtgtgtgtgtgtgtgtgtgtggttatGATCTAAGCATTCTTAAAAATCATCTGAATTAGCGATTAATAGGCTGATTAAGTGCTATTTGGGACCTCATCGTATCGAGTACATCTAATCATCTTGGTTAATCGTTCAATCCGACAAGTCGCTCTGATATAtcgattactaggtatgttcccgattaacCACTACACTTGGATCAAACAATAATtgcaaaattttcaaaatagatcaTCATCCAGAAGCCACCCCGCCCAAATCAAGTAGAGGTTTGCAAAGTTCACACTCAATTCCCACCTCTAGGAGCTCGATTCCCATCGCCGCTGAGTAGTACCTTTCCATCGCCGACCAGACCTCGGATACAGGAGTTCGACCGACTTGAGGAGCTCGTCCAAGATCTCGAGGACGTGCTGAATAGGATAGGTGGTTGAGGTGCAAAAGGTTCGTACGTGGGATAGGTGGTGGGTGAAGAGAAAGTTCATAATTCAGAGAGGAGAAGCGGACGGAAAGAATGCGGTGGTGGATGGTGGCGAAAGAGCAATACGTGCAAATACATTGCCATGGAAGTTGTATGTGTTGTTTGGCACATTTGGAATGAGAGGAACAGAAAAGTTTTTGAGGATGTCAAACCCAAATCAGAGGATCTGATTTTTGAGATTACAAATGGGTCGGCCAATCTAAAAGCCGCTCACAGAGAGTAGCCTCAATTTTGTTTATTGCTAGTTTTCTTCTTCGTTTCTTTTTTCCTTGTCTGGCTTTGGCAGTTGTAAAGtttgtgtaagggtacattgtccctatgagtggttttcataattaatgacaacccctatgaactaatgtttttattgagtttatatgaaggaatatttcataggtaatacttgtagtccatgtgttgaatTCAAGTATGGATTccatgaagataaaagatataccttgagtattggcatcaagatcatcgatttgaagacatatatgtgatatgatcaataagaagaaatgaagatggagttcttatgtggaactcaatattccataggtaatacttgtagtccatgtgttggattcaagtatggatgccatgaagataaaagatataccttgagtattggcatcaagatcatcgatttgaagacatatatgtgatatgatcaagaataagaaatgaagatggagttcttatgagtAACTCAATATTTTCCATGCTctagtgatacgtccattttgcatcactattttatatcataatttgctgttattcattgatatatttcatatttggagatgatacttatgttatttcatctattttgcatgtttcatgattatttggggatcgcgcaccggagccgggattctcgctggaaaaagcaccgtcgaatgcaatatttcggaagatcaacagttgacggaaattatatgaaaaatcctatttttccggatgacgaagggagccgaaggggagccgaggggacccgaggtgggcccacctcataggccggcgcggcccaaggcccggccgcgccgcccgtgaggagggggcccatagccccctctcgcctccttttcttcgcgtatgtcttcgtcccgaaaacctaagccccggaggatagtcgcgaagagtcacggccgcctcgcggggcggagaacaccggagagaaaagagctctccggcaggctgaaatctgccgggaaattccctcccggagggggaaatcgacgccatcgtcaccgtcatcgagctggacatcatctccatcatcatcaccatcatcatcatcatcatcaccgccatctccaccgctgcacctcgtcaccgctgtaacaatttgggtttgatcttgtttgtttgataggggaaactctcccggtgttgatttctacttgttattgatgctattgagtgaaactattgaaccaaggtttatgttcagattgttattcatcaccatatcacctctgatcatgttccatatgatgtctcgtgagtagttcgtttagttcttgaggacatgggtgaagtctaaatgttagtagtgaattatgttggttagtattcaatgttatgatatttaagttgtggtgttattcttctagtggtgtcgtgtgaacgtcgactacatgacactt includes these proteins:
- the LOC124670776 gene encoding non-specific lipid transfer protein GPI-anchored 15-like, which codes for MATMAASVTAFCVALLLLASIPGAHPAPVPQTTGPSTSSCTTELFRLLPCLSFLDGASAAPADTCCANLGSMVHDEPLCLCQALNQSGPERPPVNVNMSRVVELPLLCRLDLPTTAAACAGLLPTGPASTPPVSTPHPSVNSTVPSTPRPVPPTPPLTTVSPSTTNLASGYSSGSKLIAGALSVALGFIALASALAF